One Schistocerca nitens isolate TAMUIC-IGC-003100 chromosome 1, iqSchNite1.1, whole genome shotgun sequence DNA segment encodes these proteins:
- the LOC126257820 gene encoding probable G-protein coupled receptor Mth-like 5 isoform X2, translated as MPLLIILLLTALATLTGNGNATATDNIHKQNLLRCCYTESYRCKDNATWTPPQGFSLIDGVPQCGPRSLWPVFHQPKSLDRLYLLPQGILRHIALNHAEQQVDLEENEYAGALHVDYKPGQFCLDRVINEEKRLQVNYAVICAPDVKGSQINGTTHLWRHILDPAGHALNIACLLSVAVIYFVIPALRDLVGNILTTMAMCMLASQAAELVASVTRFSAHVSLVAADIVAYSALMAAAFWLNTMGYYIWRTFRSRNVFLRVTDGRKYCYYSTYSWCCTAVMTAVAVFAHYILESGQRKLTDSSIGWLGVSVIFTAVGFTILVNIYFYVTTGHAISRMSTYGRIHHKMKYRQSGTNKADVGCAEHSFESNITYFEP; from the exons ATGCCACTCTTAATAATTTTGCTCCTGACAGCGTTGGCGACGCTAACCGGAAACGGGAATGCAACAGCTACCGACAATATCCACAAACAAAATCTGCTACGCTGTTGCTATACAGAATCTTATCGCTGCAAGGACAACGCTACTTGGACACCTCCTCAGGGATTTTCGCTCATCGACGGCGTCCCACAGTGTGGCCCACGCTCCCTATGGCCAGTCTTCCACCAGCCGAAATCTCTGGACAGATTGTATCTTCTTCCGCAGGGCATCCTACGACATATAGCCCTAAATCACGCCGAGCAACAGGTCGATCTAGAGGAAAATGAATATGCTGGCGCCCTCCATGTGGATTACAAGCCCGGACAATTCTGTCTAGACAGG GTGATAAATGAGGAAAAACGTCTACAAGTAAATTATGCTGTAATATGTGCACCCGATGTGAAAGGATCTCAAATAAATGGAACAACTCATCTGTGGAGACACATTTTGGACCCTGCCGGTCATGCCCTTAATATTGCTTGTCTCTTAAGTGTTGCTGTCATCTACTTTGTGATTCCTGCACTGCGTGATCTTGTAGGAAATATACTGACAACAATGGCAATGTGCATGTTAGCCTCACAGGCTGCAGAGCTCGTGGCATCAGTAACCCGATTTTCAGCACATGTCTCATTAGTTGCAGCAGATATTGTGGCATATTCTGCTCTCATGGCTGCTGCCTTTTGGCTCAATACAATGGGGTATTACATCTGGAGAACTTTCAG GTCACGGAATGTGTTCTTGCGTGTGACAGATGGGAGAAAATACTGCTACTATTCCACTTATTCTTGGTGTTGCACAGCTGTAATGACTGCAGTAGCAGTTTTTGCACATTACATTCTGGAATCTGGACAAAGAAAACTGACTGACAGTTCTATAG GATGGCTCGGTGTGTCTGTAATTTTCACAGCAGTTGGATTCACCATCCTAGTGAACATTTACTTCTATGTAACAACAGGTCATGCAATTAGCAGGATGTCAACATATGGAAGAATAcatcataaaatgaaatatag
- the LOC126257820 gene encoding probable G-protein coupled receptor Mth-like 5 isoform X3 produces the protein MPLLIILLLTALATLTGNGNATATDNIHKQNLLRCCYTESYRCKDNATWTPPQGFSLIDGVPQCGPRSLWPVFHQPKSLDRLYLLPQGILRHIALNHAEQQVDLEENEYAGALHVDYKPGQFCLDRVINEEKRLQVNYAVICAPDVKGSQINGTTHLWRHILDPAGHALNIACLLSVAVIYFVIPALRDLVGNILTTMAMCMLASQAAELVASVTRFSAHVSLVAADIVAYSALMAAAFWLNTMGYYIWRTFRSRNVFLRVTDGRKYCYYSTYSWCCTAVMTAVAVFAHYILESGQRKLTDSSIGWLGVSVIFTAVGFTILVNIYFYVTTGHAISRMSTYGRIHHKMKYRARMSVSN, from the exons ATGCCACTCTTAATAATTTTGCTCCTGACAGCGTTGGCGACGCTAACCGGAAACGGGAATGCAACAGCTACCGACAATATCCACAAACAAAATCTGCTACGCTGTTGCTATACAGAATCTTATCGCTGCAAGGACAACGCTACTTGGACACCTCCTCAGGGATTTTCGCTCATCGACGGCGTCCCACAGTGTGGCCCACGCTCCCTATGGCCAGTCTTCCACCAGCCGAAATCTCTGGACAGATTGTATCTTCTTCCGCAGGGCATCCTACGACATATAGCCCTAAATCACGCCGAGCAACAGGTCGATCTAGAGGAAAATGAATATGCTGGCGCCCTCCATGTGGATTACAAGCCCGGACAATTCTGTCTAGACAGG GTGATAAATGAGGAAAAACGTCTACAAGTAAATTATGCTGTAATATGTGCACCCGATGTGAAAGGATCTCAAATAAATGGAACAACTCATCTGTGGAGACACATTTTGGACCCTGCCGGTCATGCCCTTAATATTGCTTGTCTCTTAAGTGTTGCTGTCATCTACTTTGTGATTCCTGCACTGCGTGATCTTGTAGGAAATATACTGACAACAATGGCAATGTGCATGTTAGCCTCACAGGCTGCAGAGCTCGTGGCATCAGTAACCCGATTTTCAGCACATGTCTCATTAGTTGCAGCAGATATTGTGGCATATTCTGCTCTCATGGCTGCTGCCTTTTGGCTCAATACAATGGGGTATTACATCTGGAGAACTTTCAG GTCACGGAATGTGTTCTTGCGTGTGACAGATGGGAGAAAATACTGCTACTATTCCACTTATTCTTGGTGTTGCACAGCTGTAATGACTGCAGTAGCAGTTTTTGCACATTACATTCTGGAATCTGGACAAAGAAAACTGACTGACAGTTCTATAG GATGGCTCGGTGTGTCTGTAATTTTCACAGCAGTTGGATTCACCATCCTAGTGAACATTTACTTCTATGTAACAACAGGTCATGCAATTAGCAGGATGTCAACATATGGAAGAATAcatcataaaatgaaatatag
- the LOC126257820 gene encoding probable G-protein coupled receptor Mth-like 5 isoform X1, producing the protein MPLLIILLLTALATLTGNGNATATDNIHKQNLLRCCYTESYRCKDNATWTPPQGFSLIDGVPQCGPRSLWPVFHQPKSLDRLYLLPQGILRHIALNHAEQQVDLEENEYAGALHVDYKPGQFCLDRVINEEKRLQVNYAVICAPDVKGSQINGTTHLWRHILDPAGHALNIACLLSVAVIYFVIPALRDLVGNILTTMAMCMLASQAAELVASVTRFSAHVSLVAADIVAYSALMAAAFWLNTMGYYIWRTFRSRNVFLRVTDGRKYCYYSTYSWCCTAVMTAVAVFAHYILESGQRKLTDSSIGWLGVSVIFTAVGFTILVNIYFYVTTGHAISRMSTYGRIHHKMKYSFEMFVQLFLVLCISWLFKGLSRLPYDALFYCYVVVNALLGPLVVYVVICNQHRVTSQLRALCCCPCCKASEVDDSPEWGEELTRMTGVGGMTVTQC; encoded by the exons ATGCCACTCTTAATAATTTTGCTCCTGACAGCGTTGGCGACGCTAACCGGAAACGGGAATGCAACAGCTACCGACAATATCCACAAACAAAATCTGCTACGCTGTTGCTATACAGAATCTTATCGCTGCAAGGACAACGCTACTTGGACACCTCCTCAGGGATTTTCGCTCATCGACGGCGTCCCACAGTGTGGCCCACGCTCCCTATGGCCAGTCTTCCACCAGCCGAAATCTCTGGACAGATTGTATCTTCTTCCGCAGGGCATCCTACGACATATAGCCCTAAATCACGCCGAGCAACAGGTCGATCTAGAGGAAAATGAATATGCTGGCGCCCTCCATGTGGATTACAAGCCCGGACAATTCTGTCTAGACAGG GTGATAAATGAGGAAAAACGTCTACAAGTAAATTATGCTGTAATATGTGCACCCGATGTGAAAGGATCTCAAATAAATGGAACAACTCATCTGTGGAGACACATTTTGGACCCTGCCGGTCATGCCCTTAATATTGCTTGTCTCTTAAGTGTTGCTGTCATCTACTTTGTGATTCCTGCACTGCGTGATCTTGTAGGAAATATACTGACAACAATGGCAATGTGCATGTTAGCCTCACAGGCTGCAGAGCTCGTGGCATCAGTAACCCGATTTTCAGCACATGTCTCATTAGTTGCAGCAGATATTGTGGCATATTCTGCTCTCATGGCTGCTGCCTTTTGGCTCAATACAATGGGGTATTACATCTGGAGAACTTTCAG GTCACGGAATGTGTTCTTGCGTGTGACAGATGGGAGAAAATACTGCTACTATTCCACTTATTCTTGGTGTTGCACAGCTGTAATGACTGCAGTAGCAGTTTTTGCACATTACATTCTGGAATCTGGACAAAGAAAACTGACTGACAGTTCTATAG GATGGCTCGGTGTGTCTGTAATTTTCACAGCAGTTGGATTCACCATCCTAGTGAACATTTACTTCTATGTAACAACAGGTCATGCAATTAGCAGGATGTCAACATATGGAAGAATAcatcataaaatgaaatatag CTTTGAGATGTTCGTCCAGCTATTTCTGGTTCTCTGTATCAGCTGGCTCTTCAAGGGCCTATCACGCTTGCCATATGATGCTCTATTCTATTGTTATGTTGTGGTCAATGCACTCCTGGGACCACTTGTTGTTTATGTTGTGATTTGCAACCAACATAGGGTAACATCTCAGTTAAGAGCTTTATGTTGCTGTCCTTGTTGTAAAGCAAGTGAAGTGGATGACTCTCCTGAATGGGGTGAAGAACTTACCCGTATGACAGGAGTAGGTGGCATGACTGTAACCCAGTGCTGA